Proteins encoded within one genomic window of Episyrphus balteatus chromosome 1, idEpiBalt1.1, whole genome shotgun sequence:
- the LOC129906762 gene encoding uncharacterized protein LOC129906762 — protein MEDFCTQSSTNTMTKRSKTQQVAPPTPPPPPPQLKGNSPAATVQKRSKPIQSQQKSLSTPPPSRISSPGVMPPKTNNVSGDRTSYLTLSTLEERLNKHTSMIINRITSELSKIRSELFERIEQTVNIWTDKLNKVNTTITEIINRVECIEAKSFDALTLGLDNKLATASTTITDLVRRVDIIEGKSADMRELGSKVSSLQQHIDESEKKEIAADAVLFGVPCLPEENLTLIFNRLCSTANCKPTSIKNIFRSRSRNSASPVSPPVIIKFACVQEKYSTLKSITVYRKKKQNNQLSLRDLGMDSDKACFLNESLSKNTRTLLHHAIRMRNNHQLFNAYTKHGSVFIKLTCCGKFYHNKFQRPILKTFNLFPTPLLFAAPKYLKSFKGPGPSARSLLFEHLGNATPTGLRAQIGVNGGSHLSKINNRTDGPINNHTSKLEACV, from the coding sequence ATGGAAGATTTCTGCACCCAATCCTCTACAAACACAATGACAAAACGTTCAAAAACACAGCAAGTAGCACCACCAACACCACCGCCGCCACCACCACAGTTGAAAGGTAATTCTCCAGCAGCAACTGTTCAAAAACGGTCGAAGCCCATACAATCTCAACAAAAATCTCTTTCTACACCACCACCATCGAGAATTAGTTCCCCAGGTGTAATGCCCCCAAAAACAAATAATGTCAGCGGAGATCGAACATCTTATCTAACGCTCTCAACTCTTGAAGAACGGTTAAACAAACACACCAGCATGATCATAAATCGTATAACATCTGAGCTCTCCAAAATTCGCTCTGAACTCTTTGAAAGAATAGAGCAAACTGTAAATATTTGGACCGACAAGTTGAACAAAGTAAACACAACAATAACTGAAATTATAAATCGTGTTGAATGCATTGAAGCCAAGTCTTTTGATGCGCTCACTCTTGGACTTGATAACAAACTGGCCACTGCAAGTACCACAATAACAGATCTTGTGCGGAGAGTCGATATCATTGAAGGAAAATCAGCTGATATGCGTGAGCTGGGTTCAAAGGTTTCATCATTACAACAACATATTGATGAATCGGAGAAAAAAGAGATTGCAGCGGACGCTGTCTTGTTTGGTGTTCCTTGTTTACCAGAGGAAAACTTAACACTAATCTTCAATCGTCTGTGTTCAACCGCCAACTGCAAGCCCACCAGTATAAAGAACATTTTTCGTTCTCGCTCTCGAAATTCTGCGAGTCCAGTTTCACCGCCTGTCATAATTAAATTTGCTTGTGTGCAAGAGAAATACTCTACATTAAAGAGCATCACCGTCtacagaaagaaaaaacaaaacaatcaacTCTCATTGCGTGACCTGGGTATGGATTCTGACAAAGCCTGTTTTTTGAATGAAAGCTTATCCAAAAACACTCGCACTCTTCTTCACCATGCAATCCGCATGAGGAATAATCACCAACTGTTCAATGCGTACACAAAACATGGTTCTGTTTTCATCAAATTAACATGTTGCGGTAAATTTTACCACAACAAGTTTCAACGACCCATTCTTAAAACCTTTAACCTTTTTCCAACCCCCCTTCTTTTTGCGGCTCCAAAATACTTGAAGAGTTTTAAGGGACCTGGTCCATCAGCCAGAAGCTTACTCTTCGAGCATCTTGGAAATGCAACCCCAACAGGTTTACGAGCACAAATTGGTGTAAATGGTGGTTCACACCTATCCAAAATCAATAATCGGACGGATGGTCCTATAAATAACCATACAAGTAAATTGGAAGCATGTGTGTGA